In Vicia villosa cultivar HV-30 ecotype Madison, WI linkage group LG7, Vvil1.0, whole genome shotgun sequence, the DNA window TAACTTGCATGATCATATATATTATCAGGAAACACTCCAGAACCCATTGGAGGACTAGGACCACCTTGTAAATTGGATGTTCTACCACCCCATCCTACTTGATGGGCGTCAGTTAAGTCAGAAAATAATGATGCTGGATAATAACCAATCATTTCATTTTCCAAAGATAGCCACCAATTTTTTGTTTGAAGATCCTGGAGAAAACATAAACTACATTAGTGAATATTATAGCTTGTCTTTAAAAATTTCATATAAAATGATTATATTATAATTCCTTGAAAATATTTTACAGTAAAATATATTGAGCATACTTATTTTCAATAaatgaatttaatatttttttatcataaaaattttATAACGTAGGAATGACCTGAGTAATAGATATTGTCATTTCAAATATCTGTCCCTCATAGGTAGATGTATCCGTAATACGCCCGCCAAGGTAATTTACATGGCTAGTTTGAACAAATCCTGGACATTGTAAGTTGAAACATCCAATATTTTTGAAATTATCTCTCTGTCATTTTTCAAAaccaaattataaattatataattaaaacttATATTCTTAtaactaatttaaaataatagaGAAATGAACATAAGTCATTCAATCTCATAAATGAtacaagatatatatatatatatatatatatatatatatatatatatatatatatatatatatatatatatatatatatatatatatatatatatatatcagtctCTTTTACAATATATATACTCCGATTGTCTAAAGAAATAAAAAGAGTAATAAAAATGCATACCGTCCATACTGCATAAACATGAGTTGCATGATCATTATATAATTGTGGAGCCACCTAACATAGATGCATGATATCAAATAAACAAATCatacaaattaatatttaatgaagaacaaaacttgaatatatatatatatatatatatatatatatatatatatatatatatatatatatatatatatatatatatatatatatataaagaaaaacttACGTGCCATCCCATACCAATATAATTTGTGCTATCTGGTCCGTTTCGAACATACATCACAGAAGAACTTGATTGATCATTTGTAACATTAACATTATAAATACTACTTGATCCAGCAACTCCATGATAAATTGGAAAATATTCAGATATAACTTCTGCATACTACAAAAtacaatattttcatataaatattCTATAGTTGAAACTATTACATGGACAAGTAAAAACTTCTAGGTACAAACAAAAACTTACATGGTTACCATGAATATGGTCAACTAAACCATTGTTAAAGTATGATTTTCCTCTAATCAAGTCGTCTTTGGTTGTTCTTTTAATAGGAACGGTTCCAATTGGACACTCGCCTTTTTGTAGTCCAAATACAGCCTTAGTCGATGAAGTCCTCTTATTTGTTCTAATTTTAAAGCTGGGTTTTTTCTGTAGCtaatacaaaaacaaaacaaaaaaaataaataaaacaaaattgcgTTGATAATTTtgtcatattaaaaataaatgagtGCATACCTGGAATTTATGATTCATTAGTAAAGAATGGTCAAAAGTTGGTTGATTATTAATATCAATGCAATCAACAATGTACCCAAATTCTGTCTATATAAACCATAGGTAAACAAAAACAAAGTTATCAAAATTTGTAGAAAGATATAACTTAACAGCAATgacacataaaaaaaaaatgagtGAGTAAAATACATAAATACTCTTGACAGGAGTCTTGTTAATGACTTTTAGTTCTTTCTCTATTTCTGAATCCTTTTTCAATGTGCTTTGCATACTATCAAACCGTTGGCCGGAAATAACTGCCAAAAGACACatgaaaaacaataataaattgaTCATTTTTTAGTCAattatattgaaaattaaaaatttgacgCATAATTGTTTTGTCTTTTCCCCCTTTATAGCTACAATTCAaaagaaataatagtaattttttttccaaaaagcaaaagataataatatatattgaaaCAAAATTGGAATACATTAAAATTCAGGAATAATAATACAGGAATATTCTTTGGCATCCATGGGTTTTGGTCCACTACAGATATTCCAAGtcaaaattgattgaaaattttaatttattttaaaataaaataatatataaagttatatagcattgaataaaataaaataatatataaagttATATAGCATTGAATAATTTTACTTAATTGGACGATGGATACATACCTAAAGAAAATGAAGTGGTGTCGAAGTATTTACCAATAATATGAATGGGTTCCATTTTAAAAAGATTATTAAAAATTTACTTCTAAAATGAATGGGTccattttagaaagaaaaaaattgaattgaatatgGGAGGAATATACCTAGAAGGGGATTATTTATGCCTTCCTCTAATATTTTTTCTAAAAGAGTTTTCTAAAATTTTCGGagtcaatattttaaaaaatatgtgtTATAGATTGAGTTCATGCATTGTTTAATGACAATTGAAAAGATGAAACTACTAACACACTGCTAGCTAGAAATATCGACAACCTAGAAATGCTGAGTTAAAATAATGACTGTTGGAGTTAGTTAGAAAAGAAGTTTGAGTTTATTTCGTGAAGATTTTGACTGACAGAATGGGTAGTTCAATTTTGCTAAGTGTTGGCGAAAAGTCTTATTTTGGTAAGTAGATGACACTTAAGATATGTGCAGCTTCGAAGAGAAATACTTCGACAAGTCATAATGGTTGATTTGGCGCTTCACAAAGAAAGAGTTTTCAAATTTAAAAGATTGGTCTTATCTAAAAGGATGCGTGGAAGTCTGAAAATTCGAAGGACATGCAAACAGTGAACATGGCATTTTGTTAGGAAAAGACCGTTATGGTTGAATTAGAATAAATTAGAATCATAGCGTTAGGATTTAGAGTCTGTTCAAATTGCATACAAACACTCAATATCACTCGAAGTACCAACGTTTACCGAGAAAAGAGTTTACGAGAATGTACGTATGATTCACCAAGTTTTATTCAATTGTTCATTCACCATTACAAAAGCTTTGGCGTCAACAATTTGGGCTGAAATACCCAACCACCAGGACTTGTTGCCCAATTGCCTACACTTGGAACAAATTCTAAAGCAGTTTGGAGGCAAAAAATAGATGTGAGAAATCACGAAATGGTAGGGGTACTTGCTCAACAAGTGAGTGCATTCTTCAACCCTTTGATCCAAAATTCTACCTAGACGAACTTACAAAATGCCCAGGCAAATCAGCAAATGGCAGCGTAGATGGGACGGATTGGAGATTTCTTTAGGGCTCTTAGAGAACAAATTCAACCACCTCGTCGCGAATTTATGAGAGAAAACCAGGGTGTAGCATTCAAAGAGGATCCAACAATCAACCAAGCCTAGCCAGTCATATAAAATGCTAGCAAAAACAATCATGGAATAAGGGCCGAACCACCCATAAATCAACAGGTTGTCCCTAGGGAAGAAGAACCATTAAGAGTTGTGTTGGTTAATTGAAACCAAAATGCTGACAAATTTGTCTAAAGCATTCGACAAGATGATGTTAGGAGAAAATAACCTGGATGCCATGATTGAAAGAATTATGGCACGAAATGGGGTAAATGTTGGCCTTCGAAGGCCAAATTATGCTTCTCCTATATCTGAATATATTTTACAAACTGAACTACCCAGGGGCTGGAAAGTCCCAAAGTTCACAAAATTCTCCTATCTCtgaatatattttacaaacaaaaTTAACCAGAGTCGAAATACGAGGCGATTCTGAACTGGTGATTAAGCAAATAGCGAAGGAGTacaagtgcataaaataaaatttgataatgTACTTCATTGTAGCAGACAGGTTGCTTTGAAAATTTGAGTATGTAAACATCAAGCACATCCCTAGACTGAAGAATGAAGAAGCCAATAACCAGGTCCAAATTTCCTtaggatacaaagtatcaaaggAAAAGTTGAAAGATTTGATAGAAATGCGAGGAAAGGTATTGACTACCAAATTATCTCCATTAAATCTACAGAACTCAAGATTGGGGTATGCAAACAAAGAAAGCTTAAAAGTATTGGCCATCAATAGTCTGGAAGATACAGATTTGAGGAATCCAATGATAGATTATTTAAAAAATCCAACAGTATATGCAGAAAGGAAAATCAAGTATCGTGCACTAAGCTACATGCTAATGTGCAATTAACTATTTAAGAAAAAACCAGAAGGATTCCTACTCAAGTATTTAAGAGAAAGTGAAGCTTACTGGACATTGTTGAATGTACATGATAGGGCATGTGAAACACATCAAGCAGGCCACAGGATGAAGTGGCTCTTGTTTCGATATGGTATCTATTGGCCCACCATATTGAGGGATTGTATAGAATTATCCAAGGGATGCCAAGAGTGACAAATTCTTgcaggcattcaacatgttcctACAAGTGAACTGCATTCTATAATCAAACCATGGCTCTTAAAATGTTGGATATTGTACTTGGTTGGAGAAATCCGACCAGTCTCATCTAAAGGCCAGAGGTACATCTTGGTGGGAATCAACTATTTTACAAAATGGATTAAGGAAATACCTCTGGTGAATGTTGATCAGGAAGCCATTATCGAATTCATCCAAAGGCATATAATCTATAGGTTTGGAATCCTAGAAACATTTACAGCTGACGAGAGATCAGTCTTCACTAGTCAAAGTATGCAAGAATTTTCTAAAGAAACGGGGTTTAAGTTATTAACTTCTACAACTTATTATGCCCAAGCAAATTGACAAGTCGAGGTTGTGAACAAAGTAATTATTGGCTTAATAAAAAGGAATGTGGGGAGAAAGCCAAATAATTGACATAAGACCTTGGATCAAGCCTTGTGGGCTTGTGGAACATCTCTGAAAGAAGCAGCTAATGCCACGCCATTTCGATTGACCTTTGGGCATGATGTTGTTCTACCAGTAGAAATATATTTGCAATAAGTGAGAATCCAGAGGCAGAACAAAATCCCCTCTAACTATTATTGGGAAATGATGTTGAATGAACTGGTTGAATTGGATGTAAAAAGATCACATGCTTTGGAAGTCCTAAGgagacaaaaagaaagaatagATTCCTTAATCCTGAGAAATAATCAAACCTTGATGTGATATTTTTATGTATCTGCTGAACAATATATCATTTGCTTCTAGCATTCCTTCCTTTGAGGAATTTTTTCATATGAAGACTTTGAGGAAGTTTTTCATATGAAGCCTTTGATAATAATGAAATCACTATTTGCAGCATTGCATTTAGTATGAATGATGACAATTTGGTATGATTCGATTTTCTGTAGTTAGGTCACTCGATGAACCTGTGACTGTGAACTTTTGTTGTTTGAATATGGATGGTCTTTGTATAGACTATACCTTAATTTTGTCTCAACTTACACATGTTATGGAGgatttctaatactttttggaacaCCCTGAATATCTTCTACAACTTCCATGTTTTATGTTTCCTCAATTTCTTCTTGCATCTTAGTGAAAATTGCccataaagttggaagaaaattaggttaaaaacactttgaaaatttttctaagtgttgaaagaAACTTCATGAGCCCATATCTCGCCAATGGATCATTTTTAGGGAAAGAGTTGTCATTAGCAATGTTGAAGTttggatcaagatctacaactttcaggTTGGAAGTTTTTTCTAATTCAGCTTGGATCTTGGTGTAACTAATGCATGAAGTTTGAACCTTTTTTAgcataaaacacttaaaatttctaagtgtttttggaattctccaactttgacttttgttgactttcttgatttccttgattttctttgatcaaatgaattTAATAAACATATATTAATGATCTTGATCTTCAAAAAtctatggttgaccaaatttctcaaaagtcaaaggtgatcttgaacAATTAACTTTTTCTAGATGAGTTGCATTCTTGTAAGTACCAGTTGAATCATGCTCTTCCAATCAAATGAATAatgtgagtggattataatgaggaatttgagatccttgaatcatgatttgagtcaTGGAATTCTGCTTTTATTAAAAGTCAAAttttcagatgaattaggtc includes these proteins:
- the LOC131619416 gene encoding protein neprosin-like, encoding MEPIHIIGKYFDTTSFSLVISGQRFDSMQSTLKKDSEIEKELKVINKTPVKSIYTEFGYIVDCIDINNQPTFDHSLLMNHKFQLQKKPSFKIRTNKRTSSTKAVFGLQKGECPIGTVPIKRTTKDDLIRGKSYFNNGLVDHIHGNHYAEVISEYFPIYHGVAGSSSIYNVNVTNDQSSSSVMYVRNGPDSTNYIGMGWHVAPQLYNDHATHVYAVWTRDNFKNIGCFNLQCPGFVQTSHVNYLGGRITDTSTYEGQIFEMTISITQDLQTKNWWLSLENEMIGYYPASLFSDLTDAHQVGWGGRTSNLQGGPSPPMGSGVFPDNIYDHASYFIHVSFQVDSTDWLEPETYTIKTFSDKPECFFAKYYGLQDEDVRYSLQFGGPGGNCGD